A single genomic interval of Acidovorax sp. 1608163 harbors:
- a CDS encoding helicase-related protein has product MGRGTEQLEEQLAALLRNVQRADGNAARVARIDADTTKAKGALEAQLAQVHAGEVDVLVGTQMIAKGHDFRRITLVAAVQPDGALFSSDFRAPERLFALLMQAAGRAGRDAAYMAAQGTPCEMWVQSFHPDHAVFEALRRHDYEAFAAQQLKERQEAAMPPFAYQALVRADARTQEVAQGFLSAATAAAHAAGLPGLELVTLFPPVPLTIQRVANVERAQMLMESSSRAALQRFLAAWQPVLQTTRSQPEHKGLVRWLVDVDPLTI; this is encoded by the coding sequence ATGGGCCGGGGCACCGAACAGCTGGAAGAACAACTGGCCGCCCTGCTACGCAACGTGCAACGCGCTGACGGCAACGCCGCCCGCGTAGCCCGCATCGATGCCGACACCACCAAGGCCAAAGGCGCGCTGGAGGCGCAACTGGCCCAGGTGCACGCGGGCGAGGTGGACGTGCTGGTGGGCACGCAGATGATTGCCAAGGGCCACGACTTTCGCCGCATCACGCTGGTGGCCGCCGTGCAGCCCGATGGCGCGCTGTTCAGCAGCGACTTTCGCGCGCCCGAGCGGCTGTTTGCGCTGCTCATGCAGGCCGCAGGCCGCGCCGGGCGCGACGCCGCCTACATGGCCGCCCAAGGCACGCCGTGCGAGATGTGGGTGCAGAGCTTTCACCCCGACCATGCCGTGTTTGAAGCCCTGCGCCGACACGACTACGAGGCCTTTGCCGCGCAGCAATTGAAAGAGCGCCAAGAGGCCGCCATGCCCCCGTTTGCCTACCAGGCCCTGGTGCGGGCCGACGCGCGCACGCAGGAAGTGGCCCAGGGATTTTTGAGCGCCGCCACCGCCGCAGCCCACGCAGCAGGCCTGCCCGGGCTGGAGCTGGTAACCCTGTTCCCGCCAGTGCCGCTGACCATCCAGCGCGTGGCCAATGTAGAGCGCGCACAGATGCTGATGGAAAGCAGCAGCCGCGCCGCACTGCAGCGCTTTTTGGCCGCATGGCAGCCCGTGCTGCAAACCACGCGCAGCCAGCCAGAGCACAAGGGCCTGGTGCGCTGGCTGGTGGATGTGGACCCGCTGACGATTTGA
- the priA gene encoding primosomal protein N': MALQTPSHSGVGDLLSYASHAPLPAGTLVRVPLGRREVLGVVWDAEEATGELPDGATLRALTGVLEGVAPLDAHWRRLVAFAARYYQRALGEVALAALPPQLRDLQPEQLARRLRRPAKETGKAGKVGTTEELGDPQNAIQNIALSAEQESARARISAEKGPFLLFGSTGSGKTEVYLRCVQEMLEADATAQALVMVPEINLTPQLEERFVGRFAPRFGAGAVVSLHSGMTNPQRLKSWLAAHSGAARIVLGTRMAVFASLPGLKLIVVDEEHDPSYKQQEGARYSARDLAIWRGREQGAKVLLGSATPSLESWHASRPPTPEDPEGGRYVRLHMPSRIGAGALARVRRVDMNQQPRRAVFSAPLLQAITERVARGEQSMVLLNRRGYAPVLHCVDCGWKSDCPHCSAHQVFHKTDRTLRCHHCGFTVRVPAHCPSCGSPDIHPWAGAPNSWKNNWPPCYATCNALTATPPA, from the coding sequence GTGGCTTTGCAAACCCCCTCGCACAGCGGCGTTGGGGATTTGCTGAGCTACGCCAGCCACGCGCCCTTGCCTGCGGGCACGCTGGTGCGCGTGCCCCTGGGCCGCCGCGAGGTGCTGGGCGTGGTGTGGGACGCCGAAGAGGCCACCGGCGAGCTGCCCGATGGCGCCACCCTGCGCGCCCTGACCGGGGTGCTGGAGGGCGTGGCACCGCTGGATGCGCACTGGCGCCGCCTGGTGGCCTTTGCGGCGCGCTACTACCAGCGCGCGCTGGGCGAAGTGGCCCTGGCCGCCCTGCCCCCGCAGTTGCGCGACCTCCAACCCGAGCAGTTGGCCCGGCGCCTGCGCCGCCCGGCCAAAGAGACTGGGAAAGCGGGAAAAGTGGGAACAACAGAAGAGTTGGGCGACCCACAAAACGCTATACAAAACATAGCACTTAGCGCTGAACAGGAAAGCGCCAGGGCCCGAATTTCTGCAGAAAAAGGCCCGTTTCTGCTGTTTGGCAGCACCGGCAGCGGCAAGACCGAGGTGTACCTGCGCTGCGTGCAAGAGATGCTAGAGGCCGACGCCACGGCCCAGGCGCTGGTGATGGTGCCCGAAATCAACCTGACGCCCCAGCTCGAAGAACGCTTTGTGGGCCGCTTTGCCCCGCGATTTGGTGCGGGCGCCGTGGTGTCGCTGCACAGCGGCATGACGAACCCGCAGCGCCTCAAAAGCTGGCTGGCCGCGCACAGTGGCGCGGCGCGCATTGTGCTGGGCACGCGCATGGCCGTGTTTGCCAGCCTGCCAGGGCTCAAGCTCATCGTGGTCGACGAGGAGCACGACCCCAGCTACAAGCAGCAAGAAGGCGCTCGCTACTCGGCGCGGGACCTCGCCATCTGGCGGGGGCGCGAGCAGGGCGCCAAGGTGCTGCTGGGCTCGGCCACGCCGTCGCTAGAGAGCTGGCACGCCAGCCGCCCGCCCACGCCCGAAGACCCCGAGGGCGGGCGCTACGTGCGGCTGCACATGCCCAGCCGCATTGGCGCAGGCGCCCTGGCCCGCGTGCGGCGGGTGGACATGAACCAGCAGCCCCGGCGTGCCGTGTTCAGCGCGCCTCTGCTGCAGGCCATCACCGAGCGCGTGGCGCGTGGCGAGCAGAGCATGGTGCTGCTCAACCGCCGGGGCTATGCCCCCGTGCTGCACTGCGTGGACTGCGGCTGGAAAAGCGACTGCCCGCACTGCAGCGCGCACCAGGTGTTCCACAAGACCGACCGCACCCTGCGCTGCCACCACTGCGGGTTCACGGTGCGCGTGCCAGCGCACTGCCCCAGCTGCGGCAGCCCCGACATCCACCCATGGGCCGGGGCACCGAACAGCTGGAAGAACAACTGGCCGCCCTGCTACGCAACGTGCAACGCGCTGACGGCAACGCCGCCCGCGTAG